In the Nicotiana tabacum cultivar K326 chromosome 16, ASM71507v2, whole genome shotgun sequence genome, one interval contains:
- the LOC107800889 gene encoding tubulin alpha chain, with product MRECISIHIGQAGIQVGNACWELYCLEHGIQPDGQMPGDKTVGGGDDAFNTFFSETGAGKHVPRAVFVDLEPTVIDEVRTGTYRQLFHPEQLISGKEDAANNFARGHYTIGKEIVDLCLDRIRKLADNCTGLQGFLVFNAVGGGTGSGLGSLLLERLSVDYGKKSKLGFTIYPSPQVSTSVVEPYNSVLSTHSLLEHTDVAVLLDNEAIYDICRRSLDIERPTYTNLNRLISQVISSLTASLRFDGALNVDVNEFQTNLVPYPRIHFMLSSYAPVISAEKAYHEQLSVAEITNSAFEPSSMMVKCDPRHGKYMACCLMFRGDVVPKDVNAAVATIKTKRTIQFVDWCPTGFKCGINYQPPTVVPGGDLAKVQRAVCMISNSTSVAEVFSRIDHKFDLMYAKRAFVHWYVGEGMEEGEFSEAREDLAALEKDYEEVGAELEEGEDDDNEEY from the exons ATGAGAGAGTGCATATCGATTCACATTGGTCAGGCCGGTATTCAGGTCGGAAATGCATGCTGGGAACTTTACTGCCTCGAGCATGGCATTCAG CCTGATGGCCAGATGCCAGGTGACAAGACAGTTGGAGGAGGTGATGATGCTTTCAACACCTTCTtcagtgaaactggggcaggaaagcACGTCCCTCGTGCTGTCTTTGTGGATCTTGAGCCTACTGTCATTGACGAAGTCAGGACTGGAACATACAGGCAGCTCTTTCACCCTGAGCAGCTTATCAGTGGCAAAGAAGATGCGGCCAATAACTTTGCCCGTGGGCATTATACAA TTGGGAAAGAGATAGTTGATCTCTGCTTGGATCGTATCAGGAAGCTTGCAGACAACTGTACTGGTCTTCAAGGTTTTCTCGTTTTCAATGCTGTTGGTGGTGGAACTGGTTCAGGTCTTGGGTCACTTCTGCTGGAGCGTCTCTCTGTGGACTATGGCAAGAAATCAAAACTTGGTTTCACCATTTATCCATCACCACAGGTCTCAACCTCTGTGGTGGAACCTTACAACAGTGTCCTGTCAACCCACTCCCTTCTTGAGCACACCGATGTTGCAGTTCTTCTGGACAATGAGGCCATTTATGACATTTGCAGGCGCTCATTGGACATTGAGCGACCCACATACACCAATCTGAACCGACTTATTTCACAG GTCATTTCTTCGTTGACTGCTTCGTTGAGGTTTGATGGGGCACTGAATGTTGATGTGAATGAATTCCAGACCAACCTTGTTCCCTACCCCAGGATTCATTTTATGCTTTCCTCCTATGCTCCTGTCATTTCAGCTGAGAAGGCCTACCATGAGCAGCTCTCAGTTGCAGAGATCACCAACAGTGCTTTTGAGCCATCTTCCATGATGGTTAAGTGTGATCCTCGCCATGGAAAGTACATGGCTTGCTGCCTTATGTTCCGTGGTGATGTTGTGCCAAAGGATGTCAATGCTGCTGTGGCTACCATCAAGACTAAGCGCACCATCCAATTTGTTGACTGGTGCCCTACCGGATTCAAGTGTGGTATCAACTATCAGCCACCAACTGTTGTTCCTGGAGGTGATCTTGCCAAGGTGCAAAGGGCTGTATGTATGATATCCAACTCAACCAGTGTTGCTGAGGTCTTCTCACGCATTGACCACAAGTTTGATCTGATGTATGCCAAACGTGCTTTCGTGCACTGGTATGTTGGTGAGGGCATGGAGGAAGGTGAGTTCAGTGAAGCACGTGAAGATCTGGCTGCTCTGGAAAAGGATTACGAGGAAGTTGGTGCTGAATTAGAGGAAGGAGAAGACGATGATAACGAGGAATACTAA